The Setaria italica strain Yugu1 chromosome IX, Setaria_italica_v2.0, whole genome shotgun sequence genome has a window encoding:
- the LOC101784987 gene encoding aquaporin TIP3-1 — MRAGRRRFNVGRLATATDPGTLRDAAAELLATAVFVFAAEGATLSFGRDKSGGLVAVALAHALALAAAVACTLNISGGHVNPAITFGAFLGGRICLVRSLVYWAAQLIGAVTAALLLRLATGGVRLPEYALAGGVSGWHAVVLEAAMAFGLMYAYCATAMEPRRGRAAGAVAPLAVGLLAGANVLACGALDGAVMNPARAFGPAIVGSRRWSNHWVYWAGPMVGAGLSGFFYEHLVVTPADEEEPAAAPSRGSSRRA, encoded by the exons ATGAGGGCGGGACGGCGCCGGTTCAACGTCGGCCGCCTGGCCACGGCCACGGACCCCGGCACGCTCCGCGACGCGGCCGCCGAGCTCCTCGCCACGGCCGTCTTCGTCTTCGCCGCCGAGGGCGCCACGCTCTCCTTTGGGAGGGACAAGAGCGGCGGGCTGGTGGCAGTGGCGCTCGCGCAcgccctcgcgctcgccgccgccgtcgcctgcaCCCTCAACATCTCCGGCGGCCACGTCAacccggccatcaccttcggcGCTTTCCTCGGCGGCCGCATCTGCCTCGTCCGCTCGCTCGTCTACTGGGCAGCGCAGCTGATCGgcgccgtcaccgccgcgctCCTGCTCAGGCTCGCCACCGGCGGCGTG CGTTTGCCTGAGTACGCGCTGGCGGGTGGCGTGAGCGGCTGGCACGCTGTGGTGCtggaggcggcgatggcgtTCGGCCTCATGTACGCCTACTGCGCCACGGCGATGGAGCCGAGgaggggccgcgccgccggtgcgGTGGCGCCGCTCGCCGTGGGGCTCCTGGCCGGCGCCAACGTGCTGGCCTGCGGCGCGCTCGATGGCGCGGTGATGAACCCGGCGCGCGCGTTCGGTCCGGCGATCGTGGGATCGCGCCGCTGGAGCAACCACTGGGTGTACTGGGCGGGGCCAATGGTAGGCGCCGGCCTCTCCGGCTTCTTCTACGAGCACCTCGTCGTCACCCCGGCAGACGAGGAggagcccgccgccgcacccagCCGCGGCAGCAGCCGGCGTGCGTAG
- the LOC101785384 gene encoding actin-related protein 4: MYGGDEVSAIVIDVGSYSCKAGYAGDDTPKAVFPSVVGSIEQTGDTDDSKPEKEADSASDSKNGAKPMDVDKAKTKRKLYVGQELEFRRDHMEVISPMKDGTVTDWDIVDNIWNHAFRRRLLINPEEHPMLIAEPSTNNAQQREKAAELMFENYKVPALFLAKNAVLTSFASGRATSLVVDSGGGSTVVSAVHDGFVLQKSVSTSPVGGEFLTDCMMKALESKGVVIRPRYSFKKKEVGPGEYKIVDLDLPNTTESYRLYCMRAIASDIKESVCRVPDTAFDEVAYANVPTTSYELPDGQTIEVGADRFKVPDILFNPSLSQTIPGVDGFADLMSVRGLPRMVIDSVNRCDVDIRKELFSNILLSGGSSSILQLKERLEKEVLEESPQAARVKVMASGNSVERRFSVWIGGSILASLGSFQQMWFSKAEYEEHGVSYIQRKCP, encoded by the exons ATGTACGGCGGAG ACGAGGTCTCGGCAATCGTCATAGACGTAGGCTCCTACAGCTGCAAGGCGGGCTACGCCGGCGACGACACCCCCAAGGCCGTCTTCCCGTCG GTTGTTGGTTCAATTGAACAAACGGGAGACACCGATGACTCCAAGCCAGAGAAAGAAGCTGACTCTGCATCAGATTCTAAGAATGGAGCTAAGCCTATGGATGTGGACAAAGCCAAGACAAAACGCAAACTTTATGTTGGTCAAGAGTTGGAGTTTAGGAGGGATCATATGGAG GTGATTTCACCTATGAAAGATGGAACAGTAACTGATTGGGATATTGTTGATAatatatggaatcatgctttcAG GCGGAGGTTGTTGATTAATCCTGAGGAGCATCCCATGCTCATAGCCGAACCATCTACAAACAATGCACAGCAAAGAGAGAA AGCGGCAGAACTTATGTTTGAGAACTACAAAGTGCCAGCACTGTTCCTAGCGAAAAATGCT GTGCTCACATCTTTTGCCTCTGGGCGAGCTACATCTTTGGTGGTTGACAG TGGTGGTGGGTCTACTGTGGTTTCAGCTGTGCACGACGGTTTTGTTTTGCAAAAG TCGGTGTCGACTTCTCCAGTTGGCGGTGAATTTTTAACTGACTGTATGATGAAAGCCTTGGAGAGCAAGGGTGTCGTT ATTAGGCCCAGGTATTCATTTAAGAAGAAGGAAGTCGGTCCTGGAGAATATAAG ATTGTAGATCTTGATCTTCCAAACACAACAGAGAGTTACAGGTTGTACTGCATG AGGGCTATTGCTAGTGACATCAAGGAGTCTGTTTGCAGAGTTCCAGATACTGCTTTTGATG AAGTGGCGTATGCAAATGTTCCTACTACTTCATATGAGCTTCCTGATGGACA AACTATTGAAGTTGGTGCTGATAGATTCAAGGTTCCTGATATTCTATTTAATCCATCTCTATCCCAG ACTATTCCTGGGGTTGATGGATTTGCAGATTTAATGTCAGTCCGTGGCCTTCCACGAATG GTCATTGATAGCGTAAATAGGTGTGACGTCGATATACGCAAGGAGTTATTTAGCAACATCTTG CTTTCTGGTGGCTCATCATCAATTCTGCAGTTAAAGGAGCGCCTAGAGAAAGAAGTACTAGAG GAGTCTCCTCAAGCTGCTCGTGTTAAGGTTATGGCAAGTGGAAATTCAGTGGAGAGGCGATTCAG TGTTTGGATTGGAGGGAGCATTCTTGCATCTCTTGGGTCGTTCCAGCAAATGTGGTTCTCCAAAGCAGA GTATGAAGAGCATGGAGTTTCCTACATTCAAAGGAAGTGCCCGTGA